One genomic window of Candidatus Nitrosopumilus sediminis includes the following:
- a CDS encoding DUF6659 family protein encodes MSDKEFPIEDIKNKIANILLEPEIRFCGLIDNTGELVAGDMKAGLVPFETDARRKQMYQELAHRVANRTGFDANLGRVKYSSSRREKVVMMSFPIGKYIVLVIAEPGVNIDRLGWKIIDKLGNQWSEFHGF; translated from the coding sequence ATGTCTGATAAAGAATTTCCAATTGAAGATATTAAAAATAAGATTGCAAATATTTTACTGGAACCTGAAATAAGATTTTGCGGCCTGATTGATAATACTGGTGAATTAGTTGCAGGTGACATGAAGGCTGGATTGGTTCCTTTTGAGACTGATGCAAGGCGGAAGCAAATGTACCAAGAATTAGCTCATCGAGTAGCAAATAGAACTGGCTTTGATGCTAATTTGGGCCGTGTAAAGTATTCTTCCTCTAGGAGGGAGAAAGTTGTAATGATGAGCTTTCCTATTGGAAAATACATCGTTTTGGTAATTGCAGAGCCTGGTGTAAATATAGATAGACTTGGTTGGAAGATAATAGACAAGCTTGGAAATCAGTGGTCTGAATTTCACGGATTTTAA
- a CDS encoding DUF5615 family PIN-like protein, with protein MKILVDENLDGMDERLKGLGFDAYSVRKLQMEGKKLASDYSIINYARENDMVIVTKDTEFRKASEENDFPLILLDDEEILKVIIEKLKKL; from the coding sequence ATGAAAATTCTAGTTGATGAGAATTTAGATGGTATGGATGAGAGATTGAAGGGATTGGGGTTTGATGCGTACAGTGTAAGAAAATTACAAATGGAAGGAAAAAAACTTGCCTCTGATTATTCTATAATTAATTATGCCCGTGAAAATGACATGGTCATAGTTACAAAAGATACTGAATTTCGTAAAGCAAGCGAAGAAAATGACTTTCCTCTAATTTTACTTGATGATGAAGAAATCCTTAAAGTTATCATTGAAAAATTAAAAAAACTCTAG
- a CDS encoding CBS domain-containing protein produces the protein MSTNPERAVSYVLSKYVSNYMDKDVLILDLDTQTSEAARMLRHYETDDIIVTDKDNQPVGIVTDEDILSKVSDVTVYAEATKLKDIMSTPLITINEKSTLQDALHKMRDNNIRKLPVLSKKNQVVGMIFQSVIANVIRDATATAPRLLSPPVKSILGNLGFVLQFAGVLLLVPAIVATILEDTTTATGIYLTTVLLLVTGFFLNSYGEKSSLNLQQASILVFASLFLLSLFGTVPYLYVLPSTETTVEMFSNAFFSSAAGFTTGGISLFDEPEKLSQSFTFFRSYTQLVGGMSFIYLVITAFYPESKLQSMRGFISGRTLHMKELFSTITVIFTIYIVIVASLLYVFGEGNIIDNFSLAMSTLATGGFTPTSTILDGLVWQEHLILMGAMILGALPFTFHYAFVRKKFLSPKLGKEVLVYFAILGGATILFMGISGLDPMQSAFYSVSASTTAGLQQESLAGLNGGAHTILIILMFIGGCGFSTAGGLKIFRLFHLKDVRALLSKARRAELPHQAKKEVISTLIILALFPTISAISGLHLSAIEDVPFQDAFFESVGVITTGGLSAGVIDFETDPATKVVLGFLMIFGRLEIIAIIYIFVPKLS, from the coding sequence ATGTCAACAAATCCAGAACGTGCCGTATCATATGTTCTAAGCAAGTACGTTTCAAACTACATGGACAAGGATGTGTTGATACTTGATCTTGATACTCAAACTAGTGAAGCTGCCAGAATGTTAAGACATTATGAGACAGACGACATTATTGTAACAGACAAAGACAATCAACCAGTAGGAATTGTTACAGATGAAGATATCTTAAGCAAAGTCAGCGATGTTACAGTCTATGCCGAAGCTACAAAATTGAAAGATATTATGAGTACTCCACTTATCACAATAAATGAAAAATCTACACTACAAGATGCACTACATAAAATGAGAGATAACAACATTAGAAAGCTTCCAGTCCTATCAAAAAAGAATCAAGTGGTGGGAATGATTTTTCAATCAGTCATTGCAAATGTTATCAGAGATGCCACTGCAACTGCTCCACGACTTTTAAGCCCACCAGTAAAATCAATTTTAGGAAACCTGGGTTTTGTGTTACAATTTGCAGGAGTTTTACTACTTGTTCCAGCAATTGTGGCTACAATATTAGAAGATACCACGACTGCAACTGGAATATACCTGACAACAGTACTTTTACTAGTAACTGGCTTTTTTCTGAATTCGTATGGTGAAAAATCCAGTCTAAATCTACAACAAGCGTCAATTCTGGTATTTGCAAGCCTGTTTTTACTATCGCTTTTTGGAACTGTACCGTATCTCTATGTTTTGCCAAGTACCGAAACGACTGTAGAGATGTTTAGTAACGCGTTCTTTTCAAGTGCCGCAGGATTTACCACGGGCGGAATATCATTGTTTGACGAGCCAGAAAAACTCTCTCAGAGTTTCACATTCTTTAGAAGTTACACCCAACTTGTAGGAGGAATGAGTTTCATCTACTTGGTAATTACAGCATTTTACCCAGAATCAAAATTACAGTCAATGCGTGGTTTCATATCAGGTAGAACACTTCACATGAAAGAACTATTTTCAACAATCACAGTAATCTTCACCATTTACATTGTAATTGTGGCATCTTTGTTGTATGTGTTTGGAGAAGGAAACATTATTGATAATTTTTCATTGGCAATGAGCACTCTTGCAACTGGAGGATTTACACCCACATCGACAATTCTTGATGGATTAGTTTGGCAAGAACACTTAATCTTAATGGGAGCAATGATTCTAGGAGCATTACCATTTACATTCCACTATGCATTTGTAAGAAAGAAGTTTCTTTCACCAAAACTTGGAAAAGAGGTTTTAGTGTATTTTGCAATTTTAGGTGGTGCGACAATTTTGTTTATGGGAATTAGTGGGTTAGATCCAATGCAGAGTGCGTTTTATTCTGTATCAGCAAGCACCACTGCAGGACTACAGCAAGAAAGTCTTGCAGGATTAAATGGTGGGGCACACACTATTTTGATAATTTTGATGTTTATTGGAGGGTGTGGATTTTCAACAGCAGGAGGTTTGAAAATATTTAGATTATTCCACCTCAAAGATGTAAGAGCATTACTTAGCAAAGCAAGAAGAGCAGAGTTGCCACATCAAGCAAAAAAAGAGGTCATATCGACTCTCATCATTTTAGCATTGTTTCCTACAATATCAGCTATCTCAGGATTACACCTTTCAGCAATAGAAGATGTCCCATTTCAAGATGCATTTTTTGAATCAGTAGGAGTAATTACGACAGGAGGACTTTCAGCAGGAGTAATCGATTTTGAAACAGATCCTGCAACAAAAGTTGTGTTGGGATTTTTGATGATTTTTGGCAGATTAGAAATTATTGCAATAATCTACATTTTTGTTCCTAAACTCAGCTAA
- a CDS encoding bifunctional nuclease family protein, protein MQIDQEQDPDYDSVKIDYVGFVDPYAVEGMVVLKSDEGKEFHMRAFSGEVAKHISSFGETHGEAAPSIYKMIEEICEQNELVLVKVKIYESGDVLRANLYFTGKKDLVLRNYRASDAMALGAFYNIPILVRKNLLKESVEAE, encoded by the coding sequence ATGCAAATTGATCAAGAACAAGATCCTGATTACGATTCTGTAAAAATTGATTATGTTGGGTTTGTTGACCCTTACGCTGTAGAAGGCATGGTTGTTCTAAAATCTGATGAGGGAAAGGAATTCCATATGAGGGCTTTTTCAGGAGAAGTAGCAAAACACATCTCAAGTTTTGGCGAAACACACGGAGAAGCGGCCCCATCAATTTACAAAATGATTGAGGAGATTTGTGAACAAAATGAATTGGTTCTAGTCAAAGTAAAAATCTATGAAAGTGGGGATGTATTGCGTGCAAATCTTTACTTTACAGGAAAGAAAGACCTTGTATTGAGAAATTATCGTGCCTCTGACGCAATGGCATTAGGCGCATTTTACAATATTCCAATTCTTGTAAGGAAAAATCTCCTAAAAGAAAGTGTAGAGGCAGAATAG
- a CDS encoding formate--phosphoribosylaminoimidazolecarboxamide ligase family protein: MIKSSEIKKIVNDYIDVKIGVLGSHSALEIMDGAKDEDFQTRVFCQKGREGPYKRFGRIADEITVLDKFKDMASSKYQKELRDSNTIIVPHRSLTVYLGYKTIENSFKVPIFGNRKLFQAEERTAKKGQYYLLEKARIKYPKLFKDPKRINKPCIVKVQEKKRPLERAFFTVSSYKDYIKKSETKIKQGVIARKDLQNASIEELAIGTYMNFNFFHTPISDQVDFIGIERRLQTNIHDYNALPAKEQLEMDIDLQNIEVGHTPASIRESLLEKVLKMGDKFVAAVKKEYTPGIIGPFSLQSVITKDLELVVYDVSLRVPGNPIVATTSPYTKYQYGQTFGVGRRIAMEIKRAQEEGRLDEIVT, from the coding sequence GTGATTAAAAGTTCTGAAATCAAAAAAATTGTTAATGACTACATAGATGTCAAGATCGGAGTTCTTGGTAGTCACTCAGCATTAGAAATAATGGATGGGGCAAAAGATGAAGATTTTCAGACTAGGGTTTTTTGTCAAAAAGGACGTGAAGGACCATACAAAAGATTCGGAAGAATAGCAGATGAAATCACAGTATTAGATAAATTCAAAGACATGGCATCATCGAAATATCAAAAAGAATTAAGAGATTCAAACACAATCATAGTTCCGCATAGATCACTTACAGTCTATCTGGGATACAAAACAATTGAAAACTCATTCAAAGTGCCAATTTTTGGAAACAGGAAACTGTTTCAAGCAGAAGAAAGAACAGCAAAAAAAGGACAATACTACCTATTGGAAAAAGCCAGAATAAAATATCCAAAATTATTCAAAGATCCTAAACGAATCAATAAACCATGTATTGTTAAAGTTCAAGAAAAAAAGAGACCATTAGAAAGAGCATTCTTCACTGTTTCATCTTACAAAGATTATATCAAAAAATCAGAAACAAAAATTAAGCAAGGAGTTATTGCAAGAAAAGATCTTCAAAATGCAAGTATTGAAGAGTTGGCGATAGGGACATATATGAATTTTAATTTCTTCCATACTCCAATTTCAGACCAAGTAGATTTTATTGGAATTGAGCGAAGGTTACAAACCAACATTCATGATTACAATGCCCTCCCAGCAAAAGAACAGTTGGAGATGGATATTGATTTACAAAACATCGAAGTAGGACATACTCCTGCAAGCATCAGAGAATCATTGCTTGAAAAGGTGCTTAAAATGGGTGACAAATTTGTAGCTGCAGTAAAGAAAGAATACACCCCAGGAATCATTGGCCCATTTTCATTGCAAAGTGTAATAACAAAAGATTTGGAACTTGTTGTGTATGATGTATCGTTAAGAGTACCAGGAAATCCTATTGTTGCAACAACTAGTCCTTATACAAAATATCAGTATGGACAAACGTTTGGGGTAGGTAGAAGAATTGCAATGGAAATAAAACGTGCTCAAGAAGAAGGGCGTTTAGATGAAATTGTGACATAG
- a CDS encoding UbiX family flavin prenyltransferase, with protein sequence MKLVIGITGSTGVIYGIRMLETLKKLNIETHLILSEWGEKCISMETDHTPEYVKSLATNISDEKNMASSVSSGTHRIDGMIVAPCSMKTLAAIANGYDDTLVARAAGVTIKESRKLILMVRETPLSAIHLENMLKLSRLGIVILPPVTEFYTNPKSIDDIVNHGVGKCLDQFDIEHNLYPRWGTL encoded by the coding sequence ATGAAGCTAGTAATCGGAATCACTGGAAGTACTGGAGTAATTTATGGAATCCGAATGCTTGAAACTCTAAAAAAATTAAACATTGAAACACACTTGATTCTTTCTGAATGGGGTGAAAAATGTATTTCAATGGAAACCGACCATACTCCTGAATATGTAAAATCCCTTGCAACAAATATCTCTGATGAGAAAAACATGGCATCAAGTGTTTCTAGTGGAACTCATAGAATTGATGGTATGATTGTTGCTCCTTGTAGTATGAAAACATTAGCTGCCATTGCAAATGGCTATGACGATACACTTGTGGCAAGAGCAGCTGGTGTTACAATAAAGGAATCTCGAAAATTGATTTTAATGGTTAGAGAGACTCCGCTATCTGCAATTCATTTGGAGAATATGCTAAAATTATCTAGACTTGGGATTGTTATTTTACCTCCTGTAACAGAATTTTATACTAATCCAAAATCTATTGATGATATTGTAAATCATGGTGTTGGAAAATGTTTAGACCAGTTTGACATAGAGCACAATTTATACCCTCGATGGGGTACTCTTTAA
- a CDS encoding SRPBCC family protein, whose product MPKFSLEKIVNANRDTVFQIFSNYEHYQKLVPQHFPSVRVRSIRGNVSVVEEHLILGNIELLIMAKHVIDEPILHDVFVIGGDVKGSHIKQEFIELEKGTKVLVDVDLKFRGKLMISNIFGRRDFKEDYSNILDNFVKIAEN is encoded by the coding sequence TTGCCAAAATTTTCTTTAGAAAAAATTGTTAACGCAAATAGAGATACAGTTTTTCAGATTTTCTCAAACTATGAACATTATCAAAAGTTAGTCCCTCAACATTTTCCTTCTGTTAGAGTTCGCTCTATTCGCGGTAATGTATCCGTAGTTGAAGAACATCTAATTCTTGGCAATATTGAATTGCTCATTATGGCAAAGCATGTTATTGATGAACCTATTTTGCATGATGTATTTGTAATCGGCGGTGATGTGAAGGGCAGTCATATCAAACAGGAATTCATTGAACTTGAAAAAGGTACCAAGGTCTTAGTTGACGTTGATTTAAAATTTAGAGGCAAATTAATGATATCTAATATTTTTGGAAGACGTGATTTTAAAGAAGATTACAGTAACATTTTAGATAATTTTGTAAAAATTGCTGAAAACTAG
- a CDS encoding twin-arginine translocase TatA/TatE family subunit — translation MLGSTEIIVLVVVIGVLIFGAKKIPELAKTFGKAKGEFEKGKIEADKELKEFKEEKSKSD, via the coding sequence ATGTTAGGAAGTACAGAAATCATCGTTTTGGTAGTTGTTATCGGCGTATTGATTTTTGGTGCAAAAAAGATTCCAGAACTTGCAAAAACTTTTGGTAAGGCCAAAGGTGAATTTGAAAAAGGAAAAATTGAAGCAGACAAAGAGCTTAAAGAGTTCAAAGAAGAAAAATCAAAATCAGACTAG
- the tatC gene encoding twin-arginine translocase subunit TatC, with protein MSELEGINQHLEELRKRLVRIVLVIAGISAFLLMFHAEPFQINQFTLYYPTPEPLHNMAAQITNHMRINLVPEGVQLIQTAPGQAFFAQMYVAALIGIVVGMPVIIKELVGFIKPALKENEINVSRNISLPALGLFVAGCVFSYNFVIPYMLEFLYRYGEGAGLVTFLNVMEFVTFVLQFLLAFGFSFQLPLVMYAIAASGMVDADFWRKNIRYAIVIIVIFGAIITPDGTGVTMMFVAGPMIALYAAGMVLIERKERKKLNT; from the coding sequence ATGTCCGAATTGGAAGGGATTAATCAGCATCTTGAAGAATTAAGAAAACGATTAGTGAGAATTGTTCTGGTCATTGCAGGGATTTCAGCATTTCTTCTAATGTTTCATGCAGAACCATTTCAGATAAACCAATTCACTTTGTATTATCCAACACCAGAGCCTCTTCACAATATGGCGGCTCAAATTACAAACCACATGAGAATTAATTTAGTTCCAGAAGGAGTACAGCTGATTCAAACTGCACCAGGACAAGCATTCTTTGCGCAAATGTATGTGGCAGCACTCATTGGAATTGTAGTAGGAATGCCAGTTATCATAAAAGAATTAGTGGGATTCATCAAGCCAGCATTAAAAGAAAATGAAATTAATGTTAGTAGAAACATATCCTTGCCAGCATTAGGATTATTTGTAGCAGGCTGTGTGTTTTCTTACAATTTTGTCATCCCATACATGTTAGAGTTTTTGTATAGATATGGGGAAGGTGCAGGATTAGTAACTTTCCTAAACGTTATGGAGTTTGTGACATTTGTATTACAGTTTTTGTTGGCATTTGGTTTTTCATTTCAGCTTCCTCTTGTAATGTATGCCATAGCAGCATCAGGAATGGTAGATGCAGATTTTTGGAGAAAAAATATCAGATATGCAATAGTAATCATAGTGATCTTTGGGGCAATAATTACTCCAGATGGAACAGGAGTAACTATGATGTTTGTTGCAGGACCAATGATTGCATTGTATGCCGCAGGCATGGTATTGATTGAGCGTAAAGAAAGAAAAAAGTTGAACACTTAA
- the purS gene encoding phosphoribosylformylglycinamidine synthase subunit PurS — MAIFSVHVTIENKPGISDPEGDTILNDLVLKGTHKTVSKIKTAKMLKFTIKEKDKKSAQSKVKEICDDLRIYNPMVSKVTIDVFEN, encoded by the coding sequence ATGGCAATTTTTAGCGTTCATGTAACAATTGAAAATAAGCCTGGCATTAGTGATCCTGAAGGGGATACAATTCTAAATGATTTGGTTCTCAAAGGTACTCACAAAACAGTTTCAAAAATCAAAACTGCAAAAATGTTAAAATTTACCATCAAAGAAAAAGACAAAAAATCTGCACAATCAAAAGTTAAAGAGATATGCGATGATTTGAGAATATACAATCCAATGGTAAGCAAAGTTACCATTGATGTTTTTGAAAATTAG
- the purQ gene encoding phosphoribosylformylglycinamidine synthase subunit PurQ has protein sequence MKVGVVVFPGSNCDRDMFHVLTDVFHFDAQYYWHEKGLPKNIDAVILPGGFSYGDRLRAGVIAAHSPIIKDIKKIAEKGIPILGVCNGFQILVESGLLPGVLLKNESLNFMCEWTNLIVENNKTPFTNQFKLHEKIPIPIANGEGRYYVDDDTMKKIKKNNQIVFRYSEVVNGSSNRIAGVCNEDGNVVGMMPHPERAVESEINPIDNKPSSLIFKSLMTKMGVSK, from the coding sequence GTGAAAGTAGGAGTTGTAGTTTTTCCTGGTAGTAACTGTGATCGGGATATGTTTCATGTGCTTACTGATGTATTTCATTTTGACGCGCAATACTATTGGCATGAAAAAGGTCTTCCAAAAAACATTGATGCTGTAATTCTTCCTGGGGGTTTTTCATACGGTGATAGGCTCAGAGCAGGTGTAATTGCAGCCCATAGTCCAATTATCAAAGATATCAAAAAAATTGCAGAAAAAGGCATTCCTATTTTAGGCGTATGTAATGGGTTTCAAATTCTTGTAGAATCAGGATTACTTCCAGGAGTTTTGCTCAAAAATGAATCTCTTAATTTTATGTGTGAATGGACAAACTTGATTGTGGAAAACAACAAAACTCCATTTACAAATCAATTCAAACTACATGAAAAAATCCCAATCCCTATTGCAAACGGTGAGGGAAGATATTATGTTGATGATGACACCATGAAAAAGATAAAGAAAAACAATCAAATTGTTTTTAGATACAGTGAAGTTGTAAACGGTTCATCAAACAGAATTGCTGGTGTATGTAATGAAGATGGAAATGTTGTTGGAATGATGCCTCATCCAGAAAGAGCTGTAGAATCAGAAATAAATCCAATTGACAACAAACCATCTTCTCTGATTTTCAAGTCTCTGATGACAAAAATGGGTGTTAGTAAATGA
- the purL gene encoding phosphoribosylformylglycinamidine synthase subunit PurL: MSLESQELSELKSKIGREPTSTELQIVAAEWSEHCSYKSSKKHLKMLPMTGPLVINEKGYDSGVLDVGDGYVVTAHIESHNHPSAVEPYGGAATGVGGVIRDILSAGTRPIAIFDGLRFGNIEKDLQARWLFKNAVTGIADYGNCLGIPTIGGEVEFDECYENYALVDVAALGFGKKEHLIKNHARKGDLVVLMGGSTGRDGIGGSQFASDSLESEDRSAVQIPDPFIEKLIIEAVLQARNDGLIHAMKDLGGGGLSCAISETADALEIGIEMDVDKVHTRESDMSPDEIMVSESQERMLIVTSNTKLKKLQAICEKFRIGCSVIGQVKSDNQVHIKKGKKTFANLAADIVANATLLDLPSKKPAYLKTIEIEKKFKPISDYSKILMKLLASPNIASKIWVYGQYDHEVGIRTVVKPGKDASVLRLDNGKFLSAKIDGNPKQCYINPREGAIGCFEEACRNVVCTGAKPIGMLDHLQFGNPKDPEIFWTFLESLKGLTDFAKFFEIPCVGGKVSLYNETPAGPIKPTPVIGVIGLIDKKPSVPQKISKDDCLIIIGDTKDELGGSEFFEYIHKFVGGKCPVVNFEDSKKNMKSVLDLIKNNLIKSAHDCSKGGLAVAISEMCMTNQIGCVVSLDKIPGDKLDVDRILFSESHSRYLLSFDKKNLLKIQSLLKKNNVSFQEIGKFGGENIQFDNKTKHIVKLNVEKTHKIWLHSLPDLVLHGKTF; the protein is encoded by the coding sequence ATGAGTTTGGAGTCACAAGAACTTTCTGAGTTAAAATCAAAAATCGGAAGAGAACCCACATCTACGGAATTACAAATTGTTGCTGCTGAATGGTCTGAGCACTGTTCTTACAAATCTTCTAAAAAACATCTCAAAATGTTACCTATGACAGGCCCTCTTGTTATTAATGAGAAGGGGTATGATTCTGGTGTTTTAGATGTTGGTGATGGATATGTTGTCACTGCACACATTGAAAGTCACAATCATCCATCCGCTGTAGAGCCCTATGGTGGTGCTGCAACCGGTGTCGGCGGAGTTATCCGCGATATTTTATCTGCAGGAACTAGACCCATTGCGATTTTTGATGGATTGAGATTTGGAAATATTGAAAAAGATTTGCAAGCTAGATGGCTATTCAAAAATGCTGTTACTGGAATTGCAGACTATGGAAACTGTCTTGGTATCCCTACCATTGGTGGAGAAGTTGAATTTGATGAATGCTATGAAAACTATGCTCTAGTAGATGTTGCAGCATTGGGATTTGGCAAAAAAGAACATTTGATAAAAAACCATGCTAGGAAGGGTGACTTGGTTGTATTGATGGGTGGTTCCACTGGTAGAGATGGTATTGGTGGCTCACAATTTGCTTCAGATTCATTAGAATCCGAAGACCGATCTGCAGTACAAATTCCTGATCCTTTCATTGAGAAATTAATTATCGAAGCAGTGTTGCAGGCAAGAAATGATGGTCTGATTCATGCTATGAAAGATCTTGGAGGCGGGGGTTTGTCTTGTGCTATTTCAGAAACTGCCGATGCTTTAGAAATTGGAATTGAGATGGATGTTGACAAAGTTCACACCCGTGAATCTGACATGAGTCCAGACGAAATCATGGTGTCTGAATCTCAAGAAAGAATGTTGATTGTAACTAGTAACACCAAATTAAAAAAACTACAGGCCATTTGTGAAAAATTCAGAATTGGCTGCTCTGTAATTGGTCAGGTGAAATCTGATAATCAAGTACACATCAAAAAAGGAAAAAAAACATTTGCTAATTTGGCTGCTGACATTGTAGCTAATGCAACGCTACTTGATTTGCCTTCAAAGAAACCTGCTTATCTGAAAACTATTGAAATTGAAAAAAAATTCAAACCCATTTCTGATTATTCTAAAATTTTGATGAAGTTACTTGCATCTCCAAACATCGCAAGCAAGATTTGGGTATATGGTCAATATGATCATGAGGTTGGAATTCGAACAGTTGTGAAACCTGGAAAAGATGCGTCTGTTTTGAGGCTAGATAATGGAAAATTCCTTTCTGCAAAAATTGATGGCAATCCAAAACAGTGCTACATCAATCCTCGAGAGGGTGCAATTGGCTGCTTTGAGGAGGCATGCCGAAATGTTGTTTGTACTGGCGCAAAACCTATTGGAATGCTTGATCATCTTCAATTTGGGAATCCCAAGGATCCTGAGATATTTTGGACATTTTTAGAATCCTTAAAGGGCTTGACTGATTTTGCCAAATTTTTTGAAATACCCTGTGTTGGTGGGAAAGTCAGTTTGTATAATGAGACTCCTGCAGGCCCAATAAAACCAACTCCTGTAATTGGTGTTATTGGATTAATTGATAAAAAACCATCTGTTCCTCAAAAAATTTCTAAAGATGATTGCTTGATCATTATCGGAGATACTAAAGATGAACTTGGGGGTTCTGAATTCTTTGAGTATATTCATAAATTTGTGGGAGGAAAATGCCCTGTCGTTAATTTTGAGGATTCTAAGAAAAACATGAAATCTGTTTTAGACTTGATTAAAAATAATCTGATAAAATCTGCACATGATTGTTCAAAAGGAGGATTGGCAGTTGCCATATCTGAAATGTGTATGACAAACCAAATTGGCTGTGTTGTATCTTTGGATAAAATACCTGGTGATAAACTTGATGTTGATAGAATCTTGTTTTCAGAAAGTCATTCTCGTTATTTGTTATCTTTTGACAAGAAAAATCTTTTAAAAATTCAGAGCCTTCTCAAAAAGAACAATGTATCTTTCCAAGAAATTGGCAAGTTTGGTGGTGAAAATATTCAGTTTGACAACAAAACAAAACATATCGTTAAACTAAATGTTGAAAAAACTCATAAAATTTGGTTGCACTCGCTTCCTGATTTGGTTCTTCATGGAAAGACTTTCTAG